The following coding sequences lie in one Sphingomonas sp. M1-B02 genomic window:
- a CDS encoding TonB-dependent receptor, which translates to MGTFGTTVGFRALALCGTASLALLLPAAAFAQVSASDPAQLDVPQDQAGLDGTADDIVVTGIRGSLAAALNEKRSSTNIVDVINAEDVGKLPDQNLADVLENISGIQVDRAQGVGSNVSIRGSSQNLVLINGRATTPAGDARGGVSFGDVPAELIASVVVTKVATADQLEGSVGGIVDLRTYRGLGLKAPIASIRAEMEYAEYSNSFNPRISAVFGKSFDTGIGEIGVVLSGGYSNQTVREDALNVRYAARTNVDLTGDGTPDPYLRPNYAQQFMTVRERENKSLTGSAEWQPTPNLKLFVDGTYIDQSVTGSEYGVFFHQPNDISELPYLAQADIQQRTSSGFTYRQMMSGLIADTRLRPRNNSPARFTETYLAAGGGEWSMGDLVAKFEVSRAGSTSREAGLEIVAQYSDPASPNFGNERGKISPPVFFDLTDDELFFAPDRSSPLSANIANPAYYQAFIARDNETKFRNTENAQRLDLEWKAGLGPIQSIQAGIRLNQTDSVRDRYTQASATFPGFTAAARPNLFSLAPDDVFADTGRQYFGGFVAPASVTLNPAETRAAFRLLPEAPLDAAAAFRVEERSLAAYARVNIETEIGGMGLRGNAGVRYVQTDQTTIGNAISSGVVSAVTQEGRYRFWLPSAMLTLEPMRDVALRASYGRSMRRPDFAQLSPSVNFPLVGDVYVGTGNPDLRPQTVDQFDAAVEWYFDRNSLFSVGGFYKKYQDLVTTVSIAPTLINPAGSRFDPNNCATGIFNPVAVDLTGNRGVCVGTNQPQNAGSATLKGVEVAFQHSFTYLPGFLDGFGIIANYTFQEGDRDATFTVPGIVSGGGAPVQFELPLRDLSRNNYNITLFYEKYGISARVRYTSRDPFLRTEATDLSNNLPWYQDDRAQVNASISYDVNPKFAVTLSGINLTNAPSIERAIFADGPIGQYRAADRRFVLGFRGLF; encoded by the coding sequence ATGGGGACTTTCGGCACCACGGTTGGGTTTCGGGCTTTGGCGTTGTGTGGAACGGCCAGCCTCGCACTACTTCTCCCAGCGGCGGCATTTGCGCAAGTTTCTGCTTCGGACCCCGCCCAGCTCGATGTGCCGCAGGATCAGGCAGGTCTCGATGGCACAGCGGACGATATTGTCGTCACCGGTATTCGCGGCAGCCTTGCGGCGGCGCTCAACGAAAAGCGCAGTTCCACCAACATTGTCGATGTCATCAACGCCGAAGACGTCGGCAAGCTGCCCGATCAGAACCTTGCCGACGTCCTCGAGAACATTTCCGGCATCCAGGTCGATCGCGCGCAGGGGGTTGGCAGCAACGTCTCGATCCGTGGCTCCTCGCAGAATCTGGTATTGATCAACGGTCGCGCAACGACACCGGCGGGCGACGCGCGTGGCGGCGTGAGTTTTGGCGACGTGCCCGCAGAGCTGATCGCCTCGGTGGTCGTCACCAAGGTGGCGACCGCAGACCAGCTCGAAGGATCGGTGGGCGGCATTGTCGACCTGCGCACCTATCGCGGTCTGGGCCTGAAGGCCCCGATCGCCTCAATCCGCGCCGAGATGGAATATGCCGAATATTCCAACAGCTTCAATCCGCGCATCTCGGCCGTATTCGGCAAGAGTTTCGACACTGGGATTGGCGAGATCGGGGTGGTGCTCTCAGGCGGCTATAGCAACCAGACCGTCCGCGAAGATGCGCTTAACGTTCGCTATGCCGCGCGCACCAATGTCGATCTTACCGGCGATGGAACCCCGGACCCCTATCTGCGCCCCAATTATGCGCAGCAGTTCATGACCGTGCGCGAGCGCGAGAATAAATCGCTGACCGGATCGGCCGAATGGCAGCCGACGCCGAACCTGAAGCTGTTCGTCGACGGTACCTATATCGACCAGTCGGTGACGGGCAGCGAATATGGCGTCTTCTTCCACCAGCCGAACGACATTTCCGAGCTTCCCTATCTCGCGCAGGCCGACATCCAGCAACGCACGTCGAGTGGCTTCACCTATCGCCAGATGATGAGCGGACTGATCGCCGACACGCGATTGCGCCCGCGGAATAACAGCCCGGCGCGCTTCACGGAGACCTATCTGGCCGCCGGTGGTGGCGAATGGTCGATGGGCGACCTGGTCGCGAAGTTCGAAGTGAGCCGCGCGGGCTCGACCAGCCGCGAAGCCGGACTCGAGATCGTCGCGCAATATAGCGATCCCGCCAGCCCCAATTTCGGCAACGAGCGCGGCAAAATCAGTCCGCCGGTCTTCTTCGACCTGACCGACGACGAGCTCTTCTTCGCGCCCGACCGTTCGAGCCCGCTTTCCGCCAACATCGCCAATCCGGCTTATTATCAGGCGTTCATCGCGCGCGATAACGAGACCAAGTTTCGCAACACCGAGAACGCGCAGCGGCTCGATCTCGAATGGAAGGCGGGGCTGGGCCCGATCCAGTCGATCCAGGCCGGCATTCGACTGAACCAGACCGACTCCGTGCGCGATCGTTACACCCAGGCGTCGGCGACGTTCCCAGGCTTCACCGCGGCGGCGCGGCCCAATCTATTCTCGCTCGCGCCCGATGACGTGTTCGCGGATACGGGGCGTCAATATTTCGGCGGCTTCGTCGCACCCGCGTCGGTGACGCTCAACCCGGCTGAGACGCGTGCGGCGTTCAGGCTGTTGCCCGAAGCGCCGCTCGACGCGGCGGCAGCCTTCCGCGTCGAGGAGCGCTCGCTCGCCGCTTATGCCCGGGTCAATATCGAGACCGAGATCGGCGGCATGGGGCTGCGCGGCAATGCCGGCGTTCGCTATGTGCAGACCGACCAGACGACGATCGGCAACGCGATCAGCAGCGGCGTGGTGAGCGCCGTGACGCAGGAGGGCCGCTATCGCTTCTGGCTGCCCAGCGCGATGCTGACGCTGGAGCCGATGCGCGATGTCGCGCTTCGCGCCTCCTATGGCCGCTCGATGCGCAGGCCCGATTTTGCCCAGCTCTCGCCCTCGGTGAACTTTCCCTTGGTCGGCGACGTCTATGTCGGCACCGGCAATCCCGATCTGCGTCCCCAGACCGTCGATCAGTTCGATGCGGCGGTGGAATGGTATTTCGATCGAAACAGCCTCTTCTCGGTCGGCGGCTTCTACAAGAAGTATCAGGATCTGGTGACGACGGTCTCGATCGCACCGACGCTGATCAATCCGGCGGGCAGCCGCTTCGATCCGAACAATTGCGCGACGGGCATCTTCAATCCCGTGGCGGTCGATCTGACCGGCAATCGAGGCGTCTGCGTCGGCACGAACCAGCCGCAGAATGCCGGCAGCGCAACGCTCAAAGGCGTTGAGGTCGCCTTCCAGCACAGCTTCACCTATCTGCCCGGCTTCCTCGACGGGTTCGGCATCATCGCCAATTATACCTTCCAGGAAGGAGACCGGGACGCGACCTTCACGGTGCCGGGGATCGTGTCCGGCGGCGGCGCTCCGGTGCAGTTCGAGCTGCCGCTGCGCGACCTTTCCAGAAACAATTACAACATCACGTTGTTCTATGAAAAATACGGGATCAGCGCGCGCGTCCGCTACACTAGCCGAGATCCGTTCCTGCGCACAGAAGCGACCGATCTCAGCAACAATCTGCCCTGGTATCAGGACGATCGTGCCCAGGTGAATGCCAGCATCTCCTATGACG
- a CDS encoding glycoside hydrolase family 2 protein → MKRDQWINLNGKWDYAIRPKAAGRPEAMDGQILVPFAVESKLSGVARKVSPDDRLWYRRSFEVPAAWNGQRVMLNFGAVDFEAHVMVNGAMVGSHRGGSDTFAFDVTEYLKPGQNELVVQVTDPTSDGAQPRGKQTLKPNSIWYTPVSGIWQTVWLEPVPDLHIIDAKITPNIDAGTLAVDVALNRSASDEDAVRITASSAGRKISSVVVRGNRPASLSVPNARLWSPDDPFLYDLKIELVKVRNPMPTMPDKSPHRTRGDMMLNGREAQLYTSAQVQGRARDTVDSYFAMRKSSIGPGTVTGQPPLLLNNKPVFQNGTLDQGWWPDGLLTPPSEEAIRFEIDFLKKAGFNMLRKHIKVEPAQYYYEADRMGILIWQDMPSGEEDESLDQFIRPKSTSEAVMPQSVTDEFEYELLRMISDLRNHPSIVSWVVNNEGWGQYASTRLGKMVKDLDPSRVVNKVSGWLDTGDAGSDVFDIHTYEDVPNAPIYQPHRAIVLGEFGGIGLPVEGHLWFSDKRNWGYQAAKDKADYAARYKRKYDEVIRQARDLGLSAAVYTQTSDVEGEINGLLTYDREVSKIPIEDYNRMHAPLFSKK, encoded by the coding sequence TTGAAGCGCGATCAATGGATCAACCTCAACGGCAAATGGGATTATGCCATCCGCCCGAAAGCCGCGGGGCGGCCCGAAGCGATGGACGGCCAGATCCTGGTGCCCTTCGCCGTCGAATCCAAGCTGTCCGGCGTCGCGCGCAAGGTCTCTCCCGACGACCGCCTCTGGTACCGCCGCAGCTTCGAGGTCCCCGCCGCCTGGAACGGCCAGCGCGTGATGCTGAACTTCGGTGCGGTCGATTTCGAAGCGCATGTGATGGTCAACGGCGCGATGGTAGGTTCGCATCGCGGTGGATCGGACACGTTCGCTTTCGACGTCACCGAATATCTGAAACCCGGACAGAATGAGCTGGTGGTACAGGTCACCGATCCCACATCGGACGGCGCGCAACCGCGGGGCAAGCAGACGCTAAAGCCCAACAGCATCTGGTACACACCGGTGAGCGGCATCTGGCAGACCGTCTGGCTCGAACCCGTGCCCGATCTGCACATTATCGACGCCAAGATCACCCCGAACATCGACGCGGGCACGCTTGCCGTCGACGTGGCGCTCAATCGCAGCGCGAGCGACGAGGATGCCGTGCGCATCACGGCCTCCTCGGCCGGCCGCAAGATCTCGAGCGTGGTGGTGCGCGGCAATCGACCCGCTTCGCTGTCGGTGCCCAATGCGCGGCTCTGGTCGCCCGACGATCCCTTCCTTTACGACCTGAAGATCGAGCTCGTGAAGGTGCGCAACCCGATGCCCACCATGCCCGACAAGAGCCCGCACCGCACGCGCGGCGACATGATGCTCAACGGACGGGAAGCGCAGCTCTACACCAGCGCCCAGGTCCAGGGCCGTGCCCGCGATACCGTCGACAGCTATTTCGCCATGCGCAAGAGTTCGATCGGCCCCGGCACCGTGACGGGTCAGCCCCCTTTGCTGCTCAACAACAAGCCGGTTTTCCAGAACGGCACGCTCGATCAGGGCTGGTGGCCCGACGGTTTGCTGACCCCGCCGTCCGAAGAGGCGATCCGCTTCGAAATCGACTTCCTCAAGAAAGCCGGCTTCAACATGTTGCGCAAGCATATCAAGGTCGAGCCGGCCCAATATTATTATGAGGCCGACCGGATGGGCATCCTGATCTGGCAGGACATGCCGTCGGGCGAGGAGGATGAAAGCCTCGACCAGTTCATTCGCCCGAAATCGACCTCCGAGGCAGTGATGCCGCAATCGGTGACCGACGAATTCGAATATGAGCTGCTGCGCATGATCAGCGACTTGCGCAACCATCCTTCGATCGTCAGCTGGGTGGTAAACAACGAAGGGTGGGGCCAATATGCGTCCACCCGCCTCGGCAAGATGGTGAAGGACCTGGACCCGAGCCGCGTCGTCAACAAGGTCAGCGGCTGGCTCGATACGGGAGACGCCGGATCGGACGTATTCGACATCCACACCTACGAAGATGTCCCCAACGCCCCCATCTATCAGCCCCACCGTGCGATCGTGCTCGGCGAGTTCGGCGGCATCGGCCTACCGGTCGAGGGTCATCTATGGTTCTCGGACAAACGTAATTGGGGCTATCAGGCCGCAAAGGACAAAGCGGACTATGCCGCACGCTATAAGCGCAAATATGACGAAGTGATCCGCCAGGCGCGCGACCTGGGCCTCAGCGCTGCGGTCTACACCCAGACCAGCGACGTTGAGGGCGAAATAAACGGCCTGCTCACCTATGATCGCGAGGTTAGCAAGATCCCGATCGAAGACTATAACAGGATGCACGCGCCGCTTTTTTCGAAGAAGTAG
- a CDS encoding cytochrome c oxidase assembly protein gives MAPDPTELLSRWNLDPWLLAALAAVVLLLAVLIRRDQRAVAALAVALLVVAFVSPLCALSSALFSARTVHHVLLVACAAPLFALLGQRERAIAIALPFVVSTITLWFWHIPAFYTAALDHHALYWLMQASLLGTAIWFWRSIFSARAALPAAMVALAAAVGQMGLLGALLTFAPSPLYPHHMIPPLAYGIGPLQDQQLAGLIMWVPAMIPYGLIAALLARRAWSSGWLRQAA, from the coding sequence ATGGCTCCAGATCCCACGGAGCTTCTCTCCCGCTGGAATCTGGATCCCTGGCTGCTGGCGGCGCTTGCCGCGGTCGTACTGCTGCTTGCGGTCCTGATACGGCGCGACCAGCGCGCGGTCGCCGCGCTTGCCGTCGCGCTACTGGTCGTGGCGTTCGTCTCACCTCTGTGTGCGCTCAGCAGTGCGCTATTCTCTGCGCGCACGGTGCATCACGTCCTGCTCGTCGCCTGCGCGGCACCACTCTTCGCCCTGCTGGGGCAGCGCGAACGCGCGATCGCTATCGCCCTGCCTTTCGTCGTTTCGACGATTACGCTGTGGTTCTGGCACATCCCGGCTTTCTACACAGCAGCGCTCGATCATCACGCGCTCTATTGGCTGATGCAGGCCTCGCTCCTCGGCACCGCGATCTGGTTCTGGCGATCGATCTTTTCGGCGCGTGCGGCGCTTCCCGCGGCGATGGTCGCGCTGGCCGCGGCGGTCGGGCAAATGGGGCTGCTCGGGGCGCTGCTCACCTTCGCGCCATCCCCGCTGTACCCGCATCACATGATCCCGCCCCTGGCCTACGGGATCGGCCCGCTCCAGGATCAGCAACTTGCCGGGCTGATCATGTGGGTTCCGGCGATGATCCCCTACGGATTAATCGCCGCGTTGCTCGCGCGCCGCGCCTGGAGTTCCGGCTGGCTGCGGCAAGCCGCATGA
- a CDS encoding CopD family protein — protein sequence MTIVIAIIKGVHIAAIALWAAGLIALPLLLSEHRRGHGQSEYQRVRRFTHYGYTHLLTPAAVIAVAAGTALLFLREMFVPWMFAKLVLVGALVTLHAWIGGLVVRMGEHANKRQPSPVMPLLFLAIALSAGILFIVLAKPDYVVLFPEWMTSPRDRQLPVEEVPIW from the coding sequence ATGACCATCGTCATCGCGATCATAAAGGGCGTGCACATCGCGGCCATCGCGCTTTGGGCCGCAGGCCTTATTGCGCTGCCTTTGCTGCTGTCGGAACACAGGCGTGGACATGGGCAGAGCGAATATCAGCGCGTGCGACGGTTCACCCATTATGGCTATACCCATCTGCTCACCCCGGCGGCGGTGATCGCAGTGGCCGCGGGGACCGCCCTGCTGTTTCTGCGCGAAATGTTCGTGCCCTGGATGTTCGCCAAGCTGGTCCTGGTGGGCGCGCTGGTGACGCTGCATGCCTGGATTGGGGGGCTGGTGGTCCGCATGGGCGAACATGCCAACAAGCGCCAGCCGTCACCGGTCATGCCTCTGTTGTTCCTGGCGATAGCGCTTAGCGCCGGTATCCTTTTCATCGTGCTGGCGAAACCCGATTATGTTGTGCTGTTCCCCGAATGGATGACCAGCCCCCGCGATCGTCAATTGCCGGTCGAGGAGGTACCGATTTGGTAA
- a CDS encoding DUF2231 domain-containing protein has product MPNTEQRENELTDPISARPAFNRAESKIAVAGHPVHAMLVSFPIGLTACALGADLFYWWTGDSFWARAALWSTGMAFLMGLLAGLSGTVELLSVPGIRARAASWTHFIIAMALLSILGANWGYRLTGYETAVLPYGLLLSMLSALFVGFAGWHGGKLVFDYQIGTSSTGN; this is encoded by the coding sequence ATGCCAAATACCGAGCAGCGTGAAAACGAGCTTACCGATCCGATCAGCGCCCGGCCCGCGTTCAATCGCGCCGAATCGAAGATCGCGGTAGCGGGGCATCCGGTGCACGCGATGCTCGTTTCCTTTCCCATCGGCCTGACCGCCTGCGCGCTGGGAGCAGATCTCTTTTATTGGTGGACGGGCGACAGCTTCTGGGCGCGCGCGGCGCTTTGGAGCACCGGCATGGCGTTCCTCATGGGCCTCCTCGCGGGCCTTTCGGGCACGGTCGAACTGCTCAGCGTGCCCGGCATCCGCGCGCGCGCCGCTAGCTGGACGCACTTCATCATCGCGATGGCGCTGCTGTCGATCCTCGGCGCCAACTGGGGCTATCGTCTCACGGGCTACGAGACGGCGGTACTTCCATATGGTTTGTTGCTGTCGATGCTCTCCGCGCTCTTTGTCGGCTTTGCGGGCTGGCACGGCGGCAAACTGGTGTTCGATTACCAAATCGGTACCTCCTCGACCGGCAATTGA
- the coxB gene encoding cytochrome c oxidase subunit II, with protein MPRYRDLRFGAIERGPGADRIGKLVFTLLGIWHRRTPRNRTVACLTPGATFLSTACSGDYSTLAPAGPAAGAIAPLWWVMLAGAAAILLLVCALLALAFRRRHSDGASVRIWIIGGGILFPALVLVALLGFGLVVGERLLPREDPRTLRVVAEARQWEWSFTQPGTAGAIRTRNVLHIPANRPIDVELATLDVIHAFWVPRLAGKMDAIPGRRNVLRIEASQPGVYYGLCAEFCGVGHSQHGYRVVAHDAAGWARFQAGETQ; from the coding sequence ATGCCCCGCTACCGCGATCTTCGATTCGGCGCGATTGAACGCGGGCCGGGCGCTGATCGGATCGGTAAGCTCGTTTTCACGCTGCTCGGTATTTGGCATCGCCGTACCCCTCGAAATCGAACCGTAGCCTGTCTAACGCCCGGTGCGACGTTTCTTTCAACGGCCTGTTCCGGAGACTATTCGACGCTCGCCCCCGCGGGGCCGGCGGCGGGGGCAATCGCGCCCTTATGGTGGGTGATGCTGGCAGGCGCGGCAGCTATCTTGCTCCTGGTCTGTGCACTGCTGGCGCTGGCATTCCGCCGCCGCCACAGCGACGGAGCGTCGGTGCGTATCTGGATCATCGGCGGCGGCATCTTATTCCCCGCCCTGGTGCTTGTCGCCCTGCTCGGCTTCGGCCTCGTCGTGGGAGAAAGACTGTTACCGCGCGAGGATCCGCGAACCCTTCGCGTCGTTGCCGAGGCGCGCCAATGGGAGTGGAGCTTCACCCAGCCGGGAACCGCGGGTGCAATCCGCACGCGAAATGTGCTGCACATTCCCGCCAATCGACCAATAGATGTCGAGCTTGCCACGCTCGATGTGATCCACGCCTTCTGGGTGCCGAGGCTCGCCGGGAAGATGGACGCAATACCCGGTCGCCGCAATGTGCTGCGCATCGAGGCGAGCCAGCCGGGCGTCTATTATGGGCTGTGCGCCGAGTTTTGCGGAGTCGGCCATTCGCAACACGGCTATCGTGTGGTCGCGCATGACGCCGCCGGCTGGGCGCGCTTCCAGGCAGGCGAAACACAGTGA
- the ctaD gene encoding cytochrome c oxidase subunit I — MKALQLHRAFEAIWGTPPGWRGTFSSVNHSTMGIRLMLTAFIFFLIGGVLAMLIRAQLATPGSAFAGPEIYNQLFTMHGSIMMFLFAIPMFEGFAIYMLPKMLGARDLAFPRLTAYGWWCYLFGGSMLIVAMLLGIAPDSGWFMYTPLSSKPYSPGINSDFWLLGITFVEISAIITAVDIVVSILKLRAPGMSLDKMPLFAWYMLVTAMMMLIGFPPLILGSILLELERAFGWPFFDAARGGDPLLWQHLFWLFGHPEVYIIFLPAAGAVSTILPVMARTRILGYGWIVAAILALGFLSFGLWVHHMFTVGIPHMALAFFSAASTLVAVPTGVQIFAWLGTLWAGRPQMKLPMLYLIGFFVTFVMGGLTGVMVAMVPFDWQAHDSAFVTAHLHYVLFGGFVFPMLAAAYYWLGHFTGRQYSYTLGKAAFWLIFIGFHLTFLLMHLVGLLGQPRRIYTYPEEIGWTAYNLLSSIGGFVMAIGIALFIIDIALQFFHAPRTRRNPWRAGTLEWTMMLPPPSYNIASLPHVDDREPLEKTPDLALALARGEGYLAEPRNGWRETLAVETASGRIEHIVVLPGNTFLPLWTALVTGSFFVLMLLKLYFWAPLPLVILAVLGWRWGWVLGGKRAYGKLSIGHGIEVPVHAEVRRSLGWWGSVFLLSANGTLFASLLFGHAFLWTIAPNWPPPALVTPSIPIVVAGILGAAIAALFARPTRGTGIAGIGLAVLLAALIATAWFLAPSPRVHAYGAVVAVLLGYATLHLTLALLIGLFAAYRRRAGYVAATRGAEPHIARLWADYAIAVGAIALICTHLPGLSA, encoded by the coding sequence GTGAAGGCACTTCAGCTCCACCGCGCGTTCGAGGCGATCTGGGGAACCCCGCCCGGCTGGCGGGGCACCTTCTCGAGCGTCAATCACAGCACGATGGGCATCCGGCTGATGCTGACGGCCTTCATCTTCTTTCTGATCGGTGGCGTGCTGGCGATGCTGATCCGGGCGCAGCTAGCGACGCCAGGCAGCGCCTTTGCCGGGCCCGAAATCTACAACCAGCTTTTCACGATGCACGGCAGCATCATGATGTTCCTGTTCGCGATCCCGATGTTCGAAGGATTTGCGATCTATATGCTGCCCAAGATGCTGGGCGCGCGCGACCTCGCCTTCCCGCGCCTCACGGCGTACGGTTGGTGGTGCTATCTGTTCGGCGGGTCGATGCTAATCGTGGCGATGTTGCTCGGCATCGCGCCCGATAGCGGCTGGTTCATGTATACGCCGCTGTCGTCGAAGCCCTATTCGCCGGGGATCAATTCCGATTTCTGGCTGCTCGGCATTACGTTCGTCGAGATCTCTGCGATCATCACCGCGGTTGATATCGTCGTGTCGATCCTGAAGCTTCGCGCCCCTGGCATGTCGCTCGACAAGATGCCCTTGTTCGCCTGGTACATGCTGGTGACGGCGATGATGATGCTCATCGGCTTTCCCCCGCTAATCCTCGGCTCGATCCTGCTAGAGCTAGAACGGGCATTCGGCTGGCCCTTCTTCGACGCCGCGCGCGGCGGGGATCCACTACTCTGGCAGCATCTGTTCTGGCTGTTCGGGCACCCGGAGGTGTACATCATCTTCCTGCCCGCCGCGGGGGCGGTTTCGACGATATTGCCGGTGATGGCGCGGACCCGGATCCTTGGATACGGCTGGATCGTCGCCGCGATCCTGGCACTCGGTTTCCTGAGTTTCGGCCTGTGGGTGCATCACATGTTCACCGTCGGCATCCCGCACATGGCGCTCGCCTTCTTCTCGGCGGCATCGACCTTGGTCGCAGTTCCGACCGGAGTGCAGATCTTCGCCTGGCTCGGAACGTTGTGGGCGGGACGGCCGCAGATGAAGCTGCCGATGCTGTACCTGATCGGCTTCTTCGTCACCTTCGTGATGGGCGGTTTGACAGGCGTGATGGTGGCGATGGTCCCGTTCGACTGGCAGGCGCACGACAGCGCCTTCGTCACCGCACATCTCCATTATGTGTTGTTCGGCGGCTTCGTCTTCCCGATGCTCGCCGCCGCCTATTACTGGCTCGGGCATTTCACCGGCCGGCAATATAGCTACACGCTGGGCAAGGCGGCGTTCTGGCTGATCTTTATCGGTTTCCACCTCACCTTCCTCTTGATGCATCTGGTCGGGCTGCTCGGCCAGCCGCGCCGGATCTACACCTATCCGGAAGAGATCGGCTGGACGGCGTATAATCTGCTCTCGTCGATCGGCGGGTTCGTGATGGCGATCGGCATCGCCTTGTTCATCATCGATATCGCGCTGCAGTTCTTCCACGCGCCGCGAACGCGCCGCAATCCGTGGAGGGCGGGCACCCTAGAATGGACGATGATGCTGCCTCCGCCGTCGTACAATATCGCCAGCCTGCCGCATGTCGACGATCGGGAGCCGCTCGAAAAGACGCCCGATCTGGCCCTCGCGCTCGCGCGCGGCGAGGGATATCTCGCCGAGCCGCGCAATGGCTGGCGCGAGACGCTGGCCGTGGAAACGGCGAGCGGGCGTATCGAACATATCGTCGTGCTTCCCGGCAACACGTTCCTGCCGCTTTGGACCGCGCTGGTGACCGGCAGCTTCTTCGTTCTGATGCTCCTGAAGCTCTATTTCTGGGCGCCGCTGCCGCTCGTCATCCTGGCCGTACTGGGCTGGCGCTGGGGGTGGGTGCTGGGGGGCAAACGCGCGTATGGAAAGCTTTCCATCGGGCACGGGATCGAAGTCCCGGTCCATGCCGAAGTGCGTCGATCGCTGGGCTGGTGGGGGAGCGTGTTCCTGCTAAGCGCAAACGGCACCTTATTCGCCTCGCTGCTGTTCGGGCACGCGTTTCTTTGGACCATCGCGCCGAACTGGCCGCCGCCGGCACTGGTGACGCCGTCTATCCCGATAGTGGTCGCGGGGATTCTAGGCGCCGCTATCGCCGCGCTGTTCGCGCGCCCGACGCGCGGCACCGGCATCGCCGGTATCGGCCTGGCGGTCCTGCTCGCCGCACTAATCGCGACGGCTTGGTTTCTAGCACCGTCCCCTCGAGTGCACGCCTATGGCGCAGTGGTGGCCGTGCTGCTCGGCTATGCCACATTGCACCTCACGCTTGCTTTGCTGATCGGCCTATTCGCCGCGTATAGACGGCGCGCGGGCTATGTCGCAGCGACCCGGGGGGCCGAACCGCATATCGCGCGGCTGTGGGCCGACTATGCGATAGCGGTCGGCGCAATCGCCTTGATCTGCACGCATTTGCCGGGCTTGTCGGCATGA
- a CDS encoding PQQ-dependent sugar dehydrogenase, giving the protein MTALRQSGIAALSLSLAACGGATEVRDTGPNPELPAVQQQLVPTIKVASPRGWEGALPTVPEGFTIVPLATDLRIPRQMLVLPNGDLLIAEGRGGHAPKLRPKDVIAGYIKALGNTTVESGNRLTLVRDADGDGRAEVRTVFIDGLDAPYGLAFVDGQIYVANQDALLRFPYRNGQTAVPRSAGVEVTKLPSQVNHHWTKSLTASLDGTKLYVGIGSNSNVGERGLEIEEQRAVIWEIDRATGARRTYASGIRNPTALAINPWTNGVWAVANERDEIGPHLVPDYLTSVQPGAFYGWPWAYWGKNVDPRVRPARPDMVARSIAPDYALGAHVAALGLTFVRNGQFKAGYGDGAFVGQHGSWNRPDPSGYKVSFVPFASGRPAGPQRDFVTGFLVDGKARGRPVGVTFDPQKKALYIADDLSNTVWRVSPTAVPR; this is encoded by the coding sequence ATGACCGCGTTGCGCCAGTCCGGCATCGCCGCTCTATCACTTTCGTTGGCCGCCTGCGGGGGTGCCACCGAGGTACGCGACACCGGCCCCAATCCTGAATTGCCCGCTGTCCAGCAACAGTTGGTTCCCACGATCAAGGTCGCATCGCCACGGGGCTGGGAGGGTGCGTTGCCGACCGTTCCCGAAGGGTTCACGATCGTCCCGCTCGCGACCGATCTGCGTATCCCGCGTCAGATGCTGGTGCTTCCCAATGGCGACCTGCTCATCGCGGAGGGGCGCGGCGGCCACGCCCCGAAGCTCCGCCCGAAGGATGTAATCGCTGGCTATATCAAGGCGCTCGGCAATACGACCGTTGAGAGCGGCAACCGGCTGACGCTGGTGCGCGACGCCGATGGCGATGGTCGCGCGGAGGTGCGCACCGTGTTCATAGACGGTCTGGACGCGCCGTACGGTCTCGCCTTCGTCGACGGGCAGATCTATGTCGCCAATCAGGATGCGCTGCTGCGTTTCCCCTACCGCAATGGCCAAACGGCGGTGCCGCGTTCGGCGGGGGTCGAGGTGACCAAGCTGCCGTCGCAGGTCAATCACCACTGGACTAAGTCGCTCACTGCTAGTCTGGACGGCACCAAACTCTATGTCGGCATCGGCTCGAACAGCAATGTCGGCGAGCGCGGACTCGAAATCGAGGAACAGCGCGCGGTTATCTGGGAGATCGACCGGGCGACCGGCGCGCGACGCACCTATGCCAGCGGCATCCGTAATCCCACTGCGCTGGCGATCAATCCCTGGACTAACGGTGTCTGGGCGGTAGCCAACGAGCGCGACGAAATCGGCCCGCACCTTGTCCCCGATTACCTGACTTCGGTCCAGCCTGGCGCCTTTTATGGCTGGCCCTGGGCATATTGGGGCAAGAATGTCGATCCGCGCGTCCGGCCGGCCCGACCCGATATGGTCGCCCGTTCGATCGCGCCCGATTATGCGCTGGGCGCGCATGTAGCGGCGCTCGGGCTCACCTTCGTCCGAAACGGGCAATTCAAAGCCGGCTATGGCGATGGCGCGTTCGTCGGCCAGCATGGCAGCTGGAACCGCCCCGACCCATCGGGATACAAGGTCAGCTTCGTGCCGTTTGCAAGCGGTCGGCCTGCCGGCCCCCAGCGAGACTTTGTCACCGGCTTTCTGGTTGATGGCAAGGCACGCGGCAGGCCTGTCGGCGTCACATTCGACCCTCAGAAGAAGGCGCTCTACATCGCCGATGACTTGTCGAACACGGTCTGGCGGGTGTCTCCGACGGCTGTCCCACGATAG